The following proteins are co-located in the Pedobacter frigiditerrae genome:
- a CDS encoding serine hydrolase: MRKLSLCLLLLINIKAMAQKTDTTFLKILMESKPELFSGILNHPNKNEVQIMYTQVTRDKNNKPSFKSFSYNLNTKRYFYPASTVKLAAVIFALEKINELKIKGLTANLTMITDSSFKGQTKVLKDESAANGKPSLAHYIKKVLLTSDNDAYNRLFEFIGRAEINAKLKKYGMTDSRILNRLAIGDGGESARHTNPIDFYEGDKLVYHQAEQYDAKDYPLELINLTVGKGYMDSNDKLVNEPYSFANKNVFTIADQQSLMKRLIMPEAYLVKERFNLRAEDYKLIYTYMSKLPTESDFPKYDPKEFWPTYAKMLFYGREKEAVIDPNIRIFNKYGDSYGFIIDNSYFVDFKNKVEYFLTAVVQSNEDGIYNDNKYEYETVCYPFMKNLGKMIYELELSRQKRHLPDLSKFKMDYGN; encoded by the coding sequence ATGAGAAAATTATCCCTTTGTTTATTACTCTTAATCAACATCAAAGCGATGGCGCAAAAAACAGATACTACATTTTTAAAAATACTAATGGAAAGTAAACCTGAATTATTTTCTGGAATATTAAATCATCCTAATAAAAATGAAGTGCAAATCATGTACACTCAGGTTACAAGAGATAAAAACAATAAACCAAGTTTCAAAAGCTTTAGCTATAACCTTAACACAAAGCGATATTTTTATCCTGCAAGTACGGTTAAACTAGCGGCTGTAATCTTCGCTTTAGAAAAGATAAATGAATTAAAGATTAAAGGACTAACTGCTAACTTAACTATGATTACGGATAGCAGTTTTAAAGGTCAGACGAAAGTTTTGAAGGACGAAAGCGCTGCAAATGGAAAACCATCATTAGCTCATTATATTAAAAAAGTATTGCTAACCAGCGATAATGATGCTTACAATAGATTATTTGAATTTATTGGCAGAGCTGAAATTAACGCCAAGCTGAAAAAATACGGAATGACAGATAGCCGAATCTTAAATCGTTTAGCCATAGGCGATGGCGGTGAATCTGCCAGACATACCAATCCGATTGATTTTTATGAAGGGGATAAATTAGTTTACCATCAAGCTGAACAATATGACGCAAAAGATTATCCACTAGAACTAATCAATTTAACTGTAGGCAAAGGTTATATGGATAGCAATGATAAGCTTGTTAACGAACCTTACAGCTTTGCCAATAAAAATGTTTTTACCATTGCTGACCAACAGTCTTTAATGAAACGTTTAATAATGCCCGAAGCTTATCTTGTTAAAGAAAGGTTCAACTTAAGGGCTGAAGATTATAAACTCATTTACACTTACATGAGTAAACTGCCAACAGAAAGTGATTTCCCAAAATATGACCCGAAAGAATTTTGGCCAACTTATGCGAAGATGCTTTTTTATGGAAGAGAAAAAGAGGCGGTTATAGACCCAAATATTAGAATTTTTAACAAATACGGAGATAGTTATGGCTTCATTATAGACAACTCCTACTTTGTAGATTTTAAAAACAAGGTTGAGTATTTTTTAACCGCAGTTGTACAAAGCAATGAGGATGGAATTTATAATGATAACAAATACGAATATGAAACTGTATGTTATCCTTTTATGAAAAACCTAGGTAAAATGATTTATGAGTTAGAGTTAAGTAGGCAGAAAAGACACTTGCCAGATTTGAGTAAGTTTAAGATGGATTATGGGAATTAG
- a CDS encoding DUF6580 family putative transport protein, which yields MKNIFTPRTLVLLLFMLVIIGIRVIAPLSPDFKLFANLSAIGAVAIFGGAYFKNNLNAFLLPVAVLLLSDLGLFLTMGKEYGFYDGWYYTYIAFILMVTVGKLMIKKVNVQNVLGASIAAVFVHWIVSDYGYFLAQTIHPQTLAGFWACLVDAIPFELNFLYGTLVYSAIMFGAFEMLKAKYPALSLNRNTAIHS from the coding sequence ATGAAAAATATTTTCACCCCTAGAACATTGGTTTTGTTATTATTTATGCTGGTTATTATTGGCATAAGAGTAATTGCTCCACTTTCTCCTGACTTTAAATTGTTTGCTAATCTTTCAGCAATAGGTGCTGTTGCCATATTCGGAGGTGCATATTTCAAAAATAATTTGAATGCGTTTTTATTACCAGTAGCCGTGCTGTTATTGAGTGATTTAGGACTTTTCTTAACAATGGGCAAAGAATATGGCTTCTACGATGGATGGTACTATACCTATATTGCATTTATTTTAATGGTAACAGTAGGAAAACTGATGATTAAAAAAGTAAACGTTCAGAATGTTTTAGGTGCAAGCATTGCTGCTGTATTTGTTCATTGGATTGTTTCAGATTATGGCTATTTTCTTGCTCAAACAATCCATCCACAAACATTGGCAGGTTTTTGGGCTTGTTTAGTAGATGCCATTCCTTTTGAATTGAATTTCTTATACGGAACTTTGGTTTATTCGGCTATTATGTTTGGCGCATTTGAAATGTTAAAAGCAAAATACCCTGCTTTAAGTTTAAATAGAAATACTGCAATCCATTCTTAA
- a CDS encoding SIR2 family NAD-dependent protein deacylase, translated as MKQRLVVLTGAGISAESGLKTFRDADGLWEGYNVMDVATPEAWDRNPALVQQFYNERRKQVLNAKPNEAHLMLAKLEEHFDVQIITQNIDDLHERAGSTNITHLHGIITFAQSDKNASLLYPIQGDDIKMGELCELGSQLRPHVVWFGEAVPMIESAAAICEEANLFMLVGTSLAVYPAAGLIDFVPKQVSKYIVDPKIPAVNHYQNVIKIEKSATAGVKEVAKILIENA; from the coding sequence ATGAAACAACGATTAGTAGTTTTAACTGGGGCGGGTATTAGTGCAGAAAGCGGCTTAAAAACATTTAGAGATGCTGACGGACTCTGGGAAGGCTACAATGTAATGGATGTGGCAACTCCTGAAGCTTGGGATAGAAATCCTGCATTGGTGCAACAATTCTATAATGAACGAAGGAAACAGGTTTTAAATGCCAAGCCTAATGAGGCCCATTTAATGTTAGCAAAGCTGGAAGAACATTTTGATGTACAAATCATTACTCAAAACATAGACGACTTACATGAACGTGCTGGGTCGACTAACATTACGCATTTACATGGTATCATTACATTTGCGCAATCAGATAAAAATGCTTCGTTATTATACCCAATTCAAGGTGATGATATTAAAATGGGAGAGTTGTGTGAGCTTGGTTCACAACTACGACCTCATGTAGTTTGGTTTGGTGAGGCAGTGCCGATGATAGAATCTGCAGCCGCAATTTGTGAGGAAGCAAATCTGTTCATGCTGGTAGGTACTTCTTTAGCTGTTTATCCAGCGGCTGGTTTAATTGATTTTGTTCCCAAACAAGTTTCAAAATACATTGTCGACCCAAAAATTCCAGCAGTAAATCATTATCAAAATGTAATTAAGATTGAAAAGTCTGCAACTGCAGGAGTAAAAGAAGTAGCTAAAATATTAATCGAAAATGCCTAA
- a CDS encoding diphthine--ammonia ligase has product MPKQPAVFNWSGGKDSTLALHYVLQNDDFYIRYLLTTVNDGFNRIAMHGVREALLLEQVSSLKIPLVQVRLPEMPDMEIYEQELRQALNKLKSEGIHHSIFGDIFLEDLKFYRETQLSKIGMQAVFPLWKRDSLELVKEFIALGYKTIVVCAKEGLQDFCGRIIDESFLDDLPQNIDPAGENGEFHTFVFDRPIFSKPIDFTLGEKLRKTFPDPNQSGNEIGYWYIDLVPY; this is encoded by the coding sequence ATGCCTAAACAACCAGCGGTATTTAATTGGAGCGGCGGCAAGGACAGTACTTTAGCGTTGCATTATGTTTTGCAAAACGATGATTTCTATATTCGCTATTTGCTAACTACCGTGAATGATGGCTTTAATAGAATCGCTATGCACGGCGTGAGGGAGGCTTTGTTGTTAGAACAGGTTAGTAGTTTAAAAATTCCTTTAGTTCAAGTACGTCTTCCTGAAATGCCTGATATGGAGATTTACGAACAAGAATTAAGGCAAGCTTTAAATAAGTTAAAATCTGAAGGAATTCATCATTCTATTTTTGGAGATATTTTTTTAGAGGATTTAAAGTTCTATAGAGAAACCCAATTAAGTAAAATCGGAATGCAAGCAGTTTTTCCTTTATGGAAAAGAGATAGTTTAGAGTTGGTTAAAGAATTTATTGCATTAGGGTATAAAACAATAGTTGTTTGTGCAAAAGAAGGTTTACAAGATTTTTGTGGAAGAATAATAGACGAATCTTTCTTAGATGATTTGCCACAAAACATTGACCCAGCTGGTGAAAATGGAGAATTCCATACCTTTGTTTTTGATCGACCAATTTTTAGCAAACCTATAGATTTTACACTAGGAGAGAAGCTGCGTAAAACTTTCCCAGACCCAAATCAGTCTGGTAATGAAATTGGCTATTGGTATATAGATTTAGTGCCCTACTAA
- a CDS encoding PLDc N-terminal domain-containing protein: MNAGIIFIYVLVGLWLASIIWAVNDIAKHPYKKKIKKLIWTNIVVVFPFGGLIVYYLMGRKNLSEA, encoded by the coding sequence ATGAACGCAGGCATCATCTTTATTTATGTATTAGTTGGCTTATGGTTAGCTTCCATCATTTGGGCGGTTAATGATATTGCTAAACATCCTTATAAAAAGAAAATTAAAAAACTGATTTGGACAAACATCGTTGTGGTTTTCCCTTTTGGTGGATTAATCGTCTATTATTTGATGGGTAGAAAAAACCTTAGTGAGGCTTAA
- a CDS encoding GAF domain-containing protein translates to MAEDLTIAKTGTKEEQYQSLIPQIEALLYGETDLIANLANVCAALKEQFNWFWVGFYLVKNDELVLGPFQGPVACTRIKMGKGVCGTSWQKAETIIVSDVDEFPGHIACASASKSEIVLPLYKGENIIGVLDVDSEYLAHFDEVDGKYLNQIINLLNA, encoded by the coding sequence ATGGCTGAAGATTTAACTATTGCCAAAACAGGCACCAAAGAAGAACAATACCAATCTCTTATTCCTCAAATTGAAGCTTTGCTTTATGGCGAAACTGATTTAATAGCAAATTTGGCTAATGTTTGCGCTGCATTAAAAGAGCAATTTAACTGGTTTTGGGTAGGCTTTTATTTAGTTAAAAACGATGAATTGGTATTAGGTCCGTTTCAAGGTCCCGTGGCTTGCACTAGAATTAAAATGGGAAAAGGTGTTTGTGGTACTTCTTGGCAAAAAGCAGAAACCATTATTGTTTCAGATGTTGATGAATTTCCTGGTCATATCGCCTGTGCTTCTGCATCAAAATCTGAAATCGTATTGCCGCTTTACAAGGGAGAAAACATTATCGGCGTTTTAGATGTTGATAGCGAATATCTTGCTCACTTTGATGAAGTTGATGGCAAATACCTCAACCAGATTATCAATCTATTAAATGCCTAA